From Nitrosopumilus zosterae, the proteins below share one genomic window:
- a CDS encoding iron-containing alcohol dehydrogenase yields MYTIRQPKKIIFGKNSCCQFSYPENTLVITSSGAISRGWIDYLKIKNYEVFDSVESNPSMNTVTKILSKFTHNYSSIIGIGGGSSLDVAKYVAFKLKKPKILIPTTFGSGSEVTRISVLKIDGKKISFHADELLADVAIVDPFFLNSASDKVIKNSAIDACAQCSEAYDSKLANTFTKFLCLKAFNILENAILSNNLSNLAYGSMLSGLGFGNSSTTLGHALSYVFSNEGYSHGHALAFTTTIAHQFNNSQFYKRFKDLVFKLDFEPIQLTQNLSEAANLIQFDRKHLDYNPKIVSNYDIVKMLQTINSQKIFP; encoded by the coding sequence TTGTATACTATACGTCAACCTAAAAAAATTATTTTTGGAAAAAATTCCTGCTGTCAATTTTCTTATCCAGAAAACACGTTAGTTATAACCTCATCAGGAGCAATATCACGTGGATGGATTGATTATTTAAAAATCAAAAATTATGAAGTTTTTGATTCGGTTGAATCAAACCCTTCAATGAACACAGTAACTAAAATTCTCTCAAAATTTACTCATAATTATTCTTCAATAATAGGAATTGGGGGAGGCAGCTCTTTAGATGTGGCAAAATATGTTGCATTTAAATTAAAAAAACCTAAAATTTTAATTCCTACTACTTTTGGAAGTGGAAGTGAAGTAACAAGAATTTCAGTTTTAAAAATAGATGGTAAAAAAATAAGTTTTCATGCTGATGAATTATTAGCTGATGTTGCAATTGTAGATCCTTTCTTTTTAAATTCTGCATCAGACAAAGTAATCAAAAATTCTGCAATAGATGCATGTGCACAATGTTCAGAAGCATATGACAGTAAACTTGCAAATACATTCACAAAATTTTTGTGTTTAAAAGCATTTAATATTTTAGAAAATGCAATACTTAGCAATAACTTATCAAATTTAGCATATGGTTCCATGCTTTCAGGTTTAGGATTTGGAAATTCATCAACAACATTGGGTCATGCACTATCATACGTTTTTTCAAATGAAGGTTATTCACATGGTCATGCATTAGCATTTACCACTACTATTGCTCACCAATTCAATAACTCTCAATTTTATAAACGGTTTAAAGATTTGGTTTTTAAATTGGATTTTGAACCAATTCAATTAACTCAAAATTTGAGTGAAGCTGCAAACCTTATACAGTTTGATAGAAAACATCTTGATTACAATCCCAAAATTGTTTCAAATTATGATATAGTAAAAATGTTACAAACAATTAACTCTCAAAAAATATTTCCTTAA